The nucleotide sequence CAGCAGGCCCAGGCCGACTACGCCACCGAGCAGGCCAGCCAGCGCAGCCTGGCCGCCCAGCTAACCCAGCTCAATATCTCGGCCAGCCGCCTGGCGGCCTCCGGCCAGATTCAGCCCACCGTCACGCTCACCACGCCGCTGGGCGGCTACGTCAAAACCGTGGGCATCAACCCCGGCCAGTTTGTGAACCCCGCCGACGTGCTGGTGGAGGTGGTGGACCGCTCCGACCTGCACCTACAGCTGAAAGTGTTTGAGCGTGACATTGCCCGCGTGCAGCTGGGCCAGCCCATCCTGTTCACGGTGCCGGCCCGGGGTGCTACCGGCCCGGTGCTGCGGGCCCGGGTGTTTCTGGTGGGCAAGGCCTTCGACGACGACGCCCGCACGGTGGCCGTGCACGCCCACCTCGAAGGCAACGACGCCGACAACCTGCTGCCCGGCCAGTACGTGGCCGCCCGCATCCAGACGGCCGGCCAGCGCGTGCGCACCCTGCCCGAAGACGCCATCATTCAGGCCGGGGAGCTGAGCTACGCCTACGTGCAGACCGCCGCCACCGACAGCACCGCCACCTTCCGGCGCATCCAGCTGCGGCCCGGCGCCACCGCTCACGGCGACGTGGCCGTGTCCCTGCTGACACCCGTGCGCGACACCTTGCGCGTGGTGCAGCACGGCGCCTACTTTCTGGCCGCCGAGCACAGCAAAGGCCAGGGCGACGAATAGCACGCACCAAACCTGGTTTTTTAAGTGAATATTAAGGTCTGGTTCACCTGAATTTCACCTGCAACCTCGTTATTCACATAATTCAATTTCCTGCGGCCTCCTTCTGCAATACCTGATTGGCAGCTGGCTGCGCTCCTGCTGTTCATCCGGGCCGCCCCGCTCATCGGCAGTCGGCGTCTGCCGGCCGGTACGGGGTGGTGGGCGCCAACTGCCGGTGCGGTCCTTGCCGGGCAGCAGCGGAAATCCGCACGGGATACTTTCCTCGTTTTTGTTTTAGTTTTTCACTCCCAGCCTTCGCCCCCTATGGCAGCTCCTTCCGCAATGGACCGCAAAGAATTCCTGCAGCTTTTTGGTATGGGGGCCACGGCCCTGGTGGCGTCGGCGTGCCTGGGCCTGGGCGGCTGCGGCAGCAAAAGCGGCGACCCATCGCCCACCCCGGCCACCAACGTCGATTTCACCGTGGACCTGACGGCCAGCAGCAGCGCCGCCCTCAACGACGCTACCAAAGGCTACATCTACGGCCCCAACCGCGACGTGATAGTGGCCAAGACCACGGCCGGCACCTACATTGCCTTCCAGGGCCCCTGCCCGCACGAGGGCACCAGCGTGTACTTCAACCAGGGCCAGAGCCGCTTCATCTGCCCCAACCACAACGCCGTGTTTACGGTGGGGGGCGCCGTGGTGAGCGGGCCGGTGTCGCAGGGCCTCAAGCAGTACACCGTGGTGCAGACCGGCACGTCCCTGCGCATCACGGGCTAGCGCCGCCTTAAAATCAACTTAAGATTGCACCAATCCGGCCTGCGCCTCGTACGGGTAGCACGGTTTATGTTTTAATTTGATTTTAACCTCTCACCTGACCTGTTTCTGCTCATGCGCTTTCTTGCCTTTTGCTTCTCCGCTCTGCTGACTACCGTTGGTGCCCAGGCTCAGGCCCAGACGGCTCCCGCCTCCTGGAACACCGATCTGACGGCCGCCATGCAGCAGGCCAAAGCCACCAATAAGCCCGTACTAGCCGTTTTTTCGGGTTCCGACTGGTGCAAGCCCTGCATCATGCTCAAGCAGGAAGTGTTCGATAAGCCGGAGTTCGAGCAATTTGCCAAAGACCGGTTCGTGCTGGCCCGCTTCGACTTCCCGCGCAGCAAGAAAAACAAGCTGCCCGCCACCCAAACCAAAATCAACGAGCAGGCTGCGGCCCAGCTCAACAAGGAAGGCGCGTTTCCGCTGGTAGTGCTGCTCTCCCCCGAAGGCAAAGTGCTGGCCAAAACCGGCTACCGCCCCGGCGGCGCTACGGCCTACGACGCCTACCTCTCGCAACTGCTGGCTAAAAAATAACTCCGGTGCGCACTCTTCTCACATGGTCCGGCGCTTTCCTTTCGCGGAAAGCGCCGTTGCTGTTCACTTTCGGCAGCCTGCTGGCCGGCTCCTACTCGGCGGGCGCGCAACCGACGGTGGGGAAGGCTCCGGGTACCGGCGCGCCGGCTAAAACGCGCAACTTCACCCGCTCGGCCCACCTGATGGGCTCGCACTTCACGTTCACGGCCGTCTCCGACGACGACTCGCTGGCGTGGCGGGCGGTGCGGGCCGGCATCCGGGAAGGGCAGCGCATCGACCGGCTGTGCTCCTACTGGGATTCCACCTCGCAGATTACGCAGATCAACCGCGCGGCGGGGCTGCGGCCGGTGGTGGTCGACCAGGAAGTGTACGACCTGATTCAGCGCACGCTCAAGCTCTCGGCCCTCAGCGACGGGGCGTTTGATATCACCTTCGCCGGCGGCGAGAAGATCTACAAATTCGACAAGCAGGAGCACGCCGCTTTGCCGGCTCCGGAAGTGGTGAAAGCCTCGGTGCGCCGCATCGACTACCGCAAGGTGCTGCTCGACCCGGCCACACACTCCGTGATGCTGCAGGACAAGGGCATGCGTTTGAACCTGGCCGGCATCCTGCAGGGCTACGGAGTGCGCCGCGCCCAGGCCCTGATGCGGCAGATGGGCATCCGGGGCGGCCTCATCAACGGCTCCGGCGACGTGTCGTGCTGGGGGCGGCAGGCCGACGGCTCGCTGTGGCGCATTGCCATCGGCGACCCGGCCTACCCGCAGTCGGTGTCGTCATGGTTGACGGTGACCGACGTGGCCGTGGTGACGGCCGGCAACTACGAGCAGTATTTCACGGTGAAAGGCCAGTACTACGGCCACATCATCGACCCCAAAACCGGCTATCCGGCCACCGGCCTGCGCTCAGTCACCATCATCTGCCCCGATGTGGAGCTGGCCGATGGCCTCGACGAAGTGGTGTTCGTGAAAGGCCCCGAGGCCGGCCTGGCCTTCATCAACAAGCTCAAAGGCGTGGACTGCACGCTCATCACCAACGACGGCCGCACCCTGGCATCCAAGGGCATGGCCCTGAACTACTACTCCACGCAGCCCGCCAAAATGGCCGCCCCAACCCCATGACCAACCCTATGACTCTCCCCAACTTTGCCCGGCTGGCGCTGGGCGGCCTGCTGCTGGCCGGCGGCAGCGGCCTGAGCAGCTGCGTATCGGTGGCGGCCTACCAGAAAGTGTACCTCAACGACGAAGACATGAAGCTGGCCAACAAGCGCATTGAGGTGTACGAAACCAACTTCGAGAGCTACCGCGAAGGCGCCGGCGGGGCCAACGGCGGCAAAGTCGGCGGCGGCTGCGGCTGCAACTGATTCCACGAGCCATGCGCCGTGCGCCAAGTCGCGCAGCTGCTCACGCCTGACTGCTCCTTCCTCCCTGATTAAGCCCCTCTACATGCACCACACTTCTTCTCCCTTTGTGCCACGCTGCGCCGCGGCCCTGCTGCTGGCGCTGCTGCCCGCGCTGGCCTGGGCCCAGGCCACGCCTACGCCCAACCGCGTAGATGGCTACGGCACGCCCAACACCACCGCGCCCAGCCCGCCCAACCCCAGCAACCACGGTGAAACCGAGCTCAACATCCTCACCAGCTACTACTCGCAGGATGGCAACCGCGGCGCCGTGGAAGGCGGCATCGGCACGCAGCAGCTCACCGACCTCACGCCCACCATCATCCTGAACGTGCCGCTGGACTCGGCCACGCGGCTATCCGCCAACCTGGGCCTGGACTACTACTCCTCCGCCTCCACCGACCGGATCGACCAAGTAAACTCGTCGCCCTCGTCGAGCGACACCCGCTTCCACGCCGATTTCGGCTACTCCCGGGCTTTGGCCGACAAGCGCACCATCGTGGGGCTGGGCGCCGGCGTGTCCAAGGAATACGACTACCTCTCGTTCAACATCACGGGCTCCTGGGCCAAGGCCTCGGCCGATGGCAACCGCGAGCTGAGCGTAGCGGCCCAGGCCTTCTTCGACCGCGCCACCCTGATTCTGCCCGTGGAGCTGCGCACCAACGGCCGCCGCGAAAACGGCTCCGATACGCGCCAGAGCTACAACCTCAACGTCGTGTACTCGCAGGTGCTGAACCAGCGCCTGCAGCTGGCCGTCAGCACCGAGCTGGTGGCCCAGCGCGGGCTGCTAAGCACGCCGTTTCATCGGGTGTACTTCCGCGAAACCGGCGGCGGCTACGGAGCCGCCAAAACCGAGCTGCTGCCCCGCCAGCGCCTGAAATACCCGGTGGGTTTGCGCCTGAACTACTATGCCACCGACCTGCTGCAGGTGCGCGGCTACTACCGCTTCTACAACGACAACTTCGGCATCACGGCCCACACGTTTGAGCTGGAAACGCCCCTGAAGGTGACGCCCTTCTTCGTGCTGTATCCGTTCTACCGCTACCACACCCAAACCGCCGCCGACTACTTCGCGCCCTACCTTTCCCACTCCATCGCCGACGAGTACTACACCTCCGACTACGACCTGGCCAATTTCTCGGCCAACAAAGTGGGCCTGGGGCTGCGCTACTCGCCGGTGTACGGCATCGGCCGTTTCAAAACGCCCTTCGGTGGCCGGGTGGCCAAGTTCAAGGCCCTCGACATTCGCTACGCCTACTACCGCCAGAGCACCGGCCTGACCGCCAACCTCATCAGCGCTGACCTCTCGTTCACGCTGCCCTAGCCTACCGCGGCTTAACGCGGCTCCCGTACCCGACCCGGCAACCCGGGTCGGGTATTTTTTTGCCGAAGCTGTTTGCGGCTTTCAGGCGCCACGATGCCGGAAAAAGCCTCTGCTACCCCTTGCCCATGCTCCGGAATGGAAAAACACTGGAAGCGGCAACTTAAATACATGAAAATATGTTCATATATTTACTCTAATTTCTTTCACATTCTACCGGCCCACCAGCTGCCGGTAGTTATACACGGCCCTGGTGTCGGCTGTTAGCCGGCTGCCGGTTTGCGCTTTCTGCAATGTTGTTGGCTGGCTGCTACTGCCTGGGCTGGAGCAGCATTGCTTTTTTCACAGACAGCTTTGTTATGGGGAGCTGTCCGGTTTTCCCGGGCGGCTTTTGCTGGTGTCTGTCTTTCTTCCATTCTGCCTAGTGGTCTATGCGCAAGCACAGCCCTCCGCAGCTGGTTTTCCTGCATTCTTCTTTCATCCTTTTTTCCTGTTTTATTATGTCCGACATCCTGAAGTCATCGGCTACTGTTGCCTACCG is from Hymenobacter yonginensis and encodes:
- a CDS encoding DUF4266 domain-containing protein, which translates into the protein MTLPNFARLALGGLLLAGGSGLSSCVSVAAYQKVYLNDEDMKLANKRIEVYETNFESYREGAGGANGGKVGGGCGCN
- a CDS encoding thioredoxin family protein, whose product is MRFLAFCFSALLTTVGAQAQAQTAPASWNTDLTAAMQQAKATNKPVLAVFSGSDWCKPCIMLKQEVFDKPEFEQFAKDRFVLARFDFPRSKKNKLPATQTKINEQAAAQLNKEGAFPLVVLLSPEGKVLAKTGYRPGGATAYDAYLSQLLAKK
- a CDS encoding QcrA and Rieske domain-containing protein; protein product: MAAPSAMDRKEFLQLFGMGATALVASACLGLGGCGSKSGDPSPTPATNVDFTVDLTASSSAALNDATKGYIYGPNRDVIVAKTTAGTYIAFQGPCPHEGTSVYFNQGQSRFICPNHNAVFTVGGAVVSGPVSQGLKQYTVVQTGTSLRITG
- a CDS encoding efflux RND transporter periplasmic adaptor subunit, with the protein product MKFGSSSLTLFLLMPTLAGLLAACNGGASTQADAAAPPAPPAAPTNPDLVTISAAQARAAGITLGGFTRQNMASEVMANGIIDVPPQNMVSISAVLGGYVQQVKVLPGQFVKKGAVVAVLRHPDYIKLQQDYLQSRARSRFLSQDLERQRILDVEDVGAKRKLQQAQADYATEQASQRSLAAQLTQLNISASRLAASGQIQPTVTLTTPLGGYVKTVGINPGQFVNPADVLVEVVDRSDLHLQLKVFERDIARVQLGQPILFTVPARGATGPVLRARVFLVGKAFDDDARTVAVHAHLEGNDADNLLPGQYVAARIQTAGQRVRTLPEDAIIQAGELSYAYVQTAATDSTATFRRIQLRPGATAHGDVAVSLLTPVRDTLRVVQHGAYFLAAEHSKGQGDE
- a CDS encoding DUF3570 domain-containing protein, coding for MHHTSSPFVPRCAAALLLALLPALAWAQATPTPNRVDGYGTPNTTAPSPPNPSNHGETELNILTSYYSQDGNRGAVEGGIGTQQLTDLTPTIILNVPLDSATRLSANLGLDYYSSASTDRIDQVNSSPSSSDTRFHADFGYSRALADKRTIVGLGAGVSKEYDYLSFNITGSWAKASADGNRELSVAAQAFFDRATLILPVELRTNGRRENGSDTRQSYNLNVVYSQVLNQRLQLAVSTELVAQRGLLSTPFHRVYFRETGGGYGAAKTELLPRQRLKYPVGLRLNYYATDLLQVRGYYRFYNDNFGITAHTFELETPLKVTPFFVLYPFYRYHTQTAADYFAPYLSHSIADEYYTSDYDLANFSANKVGLGLRYSPVYGIGRFKTPFGGRVAKFKALDIRYAYYRQSTGLTANLISADLSFTLP
- a CDS encoding FAD:protein FMN transferase; this translates as MLFTFGSLLAGSYSAGAQPTVGKAPGTGAPAKTRNFTRSAHLMGSHFTFTAVSDDDSLAWRAVRAGIREGQRIDRLCSYWDSTSQITQINRAAGLRPVVVDQEVYDLIQRTLKLSALSDGAFDITFAGGEKIYKFDKQEHAALPAPEVVKASVRRIDYRKVLLDPATHSVMLQDKGMRLNLAGILQGYGVRRAQALMRQMGIRGGLINGSGDVSCWGRQADGSLWRIAIGDPAYPQSVSSWLTVTDVAVVTAGNYEQYFTVKGQYYGHIIDPKTGYPATGLRSVTIICPDVELADGLDEVVFVKGPEAGLAFINKLKGVDCTLITNDGRTLASKGMALNYYSTQPAKMAAPTP